Proteins encoded within one genomic window of Marasmius oreades isolate 03SP1 chromosome 6, whole genome shotgun sequence:
- a CDS encoding uncharacterized protein (BUSCO:EOG09261ZFN), with translation MDDQTAFAQQYPSAAAAYSTFDIDMMKRSMDTTGGPEAKKARWSPTSATANAGASSPSASSARDAFANYGYGPQASINQLQYNTPTSPLYSTPQTLSVNVGGGQGSPGQLSPGGAATQSGQAGAGASNGWGYNQAALMGMGMPSVNGMNGMNGMNLGMLGGFGYGGFNQQRLPTLQIPNSPSHPNGNQGAYSPVAFSPGLQTPLTSNPLGLSPLNPLSATLNPQNRTIYIGSLPSTASVDELLNLVHFGPIESIRVLPEKSCVFLSFLDAQTAAAFHADSTLRKLSLHGQELKVGWGKPSAVPQQVVVAVQQQGASRNVYLGGLNTNPNVENGGANGSSEWTEEGLRDELGRFGLIDQVKIVRDKGIGFVHFLSIGTAIKVVNTLPSEPTWAGKRVSFGKDRCAYIPKSQQAAAQQAQAAAAQSLVAQSNTPYSPFSPVDTAMLGMVGGMSGVPGIQGMNRTVYLGNIHPETTTEELCNAIRGGVLQSIRYMVDKHICFVTFIDPAAAFTFYQVSSFQGLTLNNRRLKIGWGKNSGPLPPALALAVHGGATRNVYIGNIEDFEAYNEERLKRDFVDWGEIELVNFLREKNCAFVNFTNISNAIKAIEAVKSKPEYANLRISYGKDRCANPPRSGPQGGGGGGGGRRQNNSNHAAVEEGVEIDGGVQDGVEGDMHVDGSGEIPVPTGAVAGAAA, from the exons ATGGATGACCAGACAGCTTTCGCTCAGCAATATCcttctgctgctgctgcttaTTCCACATTCGACATCGACATGATGAAA CGGTCAATGGACACAACCGGCGGTCCTGAAGCCAAAAAAGCTCGTTGGTCTCCAACCTCTGCAACAGCCAATGCTGGtgcttcctctccttctgcgTCATCTGCTCGCGATGCCTTTGCCAACTATGGTTACGGGCCTCAAGCATCTATCAATCAACTCCAATACAATACCCCTACTTCCCCTCTCTACTCGACCCCCCAAACTCTTTCAGTAAACGTGGGAGGTGGCCAAGGCTCACCAGGCCAATTGAGTCCCGGCGGTGCCGCCACCCAGTCCGGTCAAGCGGGTGCAGGTGCCTCGAATGGATGGGGATATAATCAGGCAGCACTGATGGGAATGGGTATGCCCTCCGTGAATGGTATGAATGGTATGAACGGCATGAACCTTGGGATGTTGGGTGGATTTGGGTATGGAGGATTCAACCAG CAACGACTTCCCACTCTCCAAATCCCCAATTCACCTTCTCATCCCAACGGCAATCAGGGTGCTTATTCCCCTGTAGCCTTTTCACCTGGACTTCAAACTCCACTTACATCCAACCCATTGGGTTTATCCCCTCTGAACCCTCTCAGCGCAACCCTAAATCCCCAGAACCGTACCATTTACATCGGTTCATTACCCTCCACAGCGTCCGTCGACGAGCTCCTCAACTTGGTCCACTTTGGTCCCATTGAGTCGATACGCGTCCTTCCAGAAAAATCTTGCGTATTCTTAAGCTTCTTGGACGCTCAAACTGCAGCAGCTTTCCATGCTGATTCTACCTTGCGAAAGCTCTCCCTTCACGGTCAAGAGTTGAAAGTGGGTTGGGGAAAACCCAGTGCGGTCCCTCAACAGGTCGTTGTGGCCGTTCAACAACAGGGTGCTAGCAGGAATGTTTATCTTGGTGGATTGAACACCAACCCTAATGTAGAGAATGGTGGCGCCAATGGAAGCTCCGAGTGGACTGAAGAAGGACTGAGAGATGAGCTTGGCAGGTTTGGGTTGATTGATCAGGTGAAGATCGTTCGGGACAAGGGTATTGGTTTCGTCCACTTTTTGAGTATTGGGACCGCTATCAAG GTCGTCAACACTCTTCCTTCTGAGCCTACATGGGCCGGGAAACGCGTATCGTTCGGTAAAGATCGATGTGCATATATCCCCAAATCTCAGCAAGCGGCTGCTCAACAAGCTCAAGCTGCAGCTGCCCAGTCGCTCGTTGCTCAATCCAATACCCCCTATAGTCCCTTTTCACCTGTTGACACGGCCATGCTTGGAATGGTTGGCGGGATGTCTGGCGTCCCTGGTATTCAGGGGATGAACAGGACGGTTTATTTGGGTAACATTCACCCTGAGACGACTACGGAGGAGTTGTGTAATGCCATTAGAGGTGGTGTCCTTCAGAGTATCAGATACATGGTTGATAAACATATTTGT TTCGTTACATTCATTGACCCTGCTGCGGCGTTTACGTTTTATCAAGTGTCGTCTTTCCAAGGACTTACACTGAATAACCGCAGGCTGAAGATTGGATGGGGAAAGAATTCTGGACCGTTGCCACCAGCTCTTGCCCTTGCAGTGCACGGTGGTGCAACTCGGAATGTTTATATCG GTAACATTGAAGATTTTGAAGCCTACAACGAGGAGCGTCTCAAGCGTGACTTTGTCGATTGGGGAGAGATTGAACTCGTCAATTTCTTGAGAGAGAA AAACTGCGCGTTTGTCAACTTTACGAACATTTCCAACGCCATCAAGGCTATTGAGGCTGTCAAGTCTAAGCCTGAATACGCAAACTTGCGTATTTCCTACGGCAAGGACCGATGCGCCAACCCGCCCAGGAGCGGACCTCAAggtggcggcggcggcggcggtggACGTCGCCAGAACAATTCAAACCACGCAGCGGTTGAAGAGGGAGTTGAAATCGATGGTGGTGTACAGGACGGAGTAGAGGGAGACATGCACGTTGATGGTTCTGGGGAAATCCCAGTGCCTACGGGTGCTGTCGCTGGAGCTGCGGCGTAA